In one window of Juglans regia cultivar Chandler chromosome 3, Walnut 2.0, whole genome shotgun sequence DNA:
- the LOC108982126 gene encoding pentatricopeptide repeat-containing protein At2g37310, with protein sequence MRITKPLNTGILSDSNGYVQRALQCLLAANGIDYGACGCLIQHCTDRGLVRLAKQLHARLVLFSVIPNNFLASKLITFYSKANHLREARHVFDRIPSRNIFSWNALLIGYSLHNMHLDMLKLFTSLARSHFMDVKPDRYTISCALKSLSSSFSDSRLAREVHCFVVRHGLDSDIFVVNALITYYSRCDEIFLARTVFDWMPDRDIVSWNSMIAGYSQAGFYEECKDLYREMLGSAGLRPNGITVVSVLQACGQSTDLILGMEVHRIVNESQIGIDVSVCNAIIALYAKCGSLDYAQELFEEMTEKDEVTYGSMISGYMVHGFVGKAMDLFREMKSPGLSTWNAVISGLVQNNQHEGVLDLIREMQACGYKPNTVTLSSIFPTISHFSNLKGGKEIHAYAVRNNCDHNIYVATAIIDTYAKSGFLHGAQQIFYQSKGRSLIIWTAIISAYSAHGDADMALSLFNKMLNSGIRPDSVTFTAVLAACAHSGMVEEAWKIFDAMFMEYCVQPSVEHYACMVGVLSRAGRLSEATEFVSKMPIEPTAKVWGALLNGASVSGDVELGKFVCDRLFEVEPENSGNYIIMANLYSQARRWEEADKIRERMKKIGLKKIPGSSLIQTSGALQSFIARDESNGRTEEIYEMLGGLLGLMREEGYVSREELDEESIYS encoded by the coding sequence ATGAGGATCACCAAGCCACTGAATACTGGAATACTAAGCGACTCCAACGGCTACGTCCAACGTGCCCTGCAATGCCTCTTAGCAGCCAATGGCATCGACTACGGCGCTTGCGGCTGCCTCATTCAGCACTGCACTGACCGCGGCCTCGTCCGCCTGGCAAAGCAGCTCCATGCCCGCCTCGTCCTTTTCTCCGTCATACCCAACAACTTCCTTGCGTCAAAGCTTATCACTTTCTATTCCAAAGCAAATCACCTCCGCGAAGCCCGCCACGTGTTCGATAGAATTCCTTCTAGAAATATATTCTCTTGGAATGCTTTGCTCATTGGCTACTCCCTTCACAACATGCACCTCGACATGCTGAAACTGTTTACATCCCTGGCACGCTCTCATTTTATGGATGTGAAACCGGATCGTTATACGATATCGTGTGCTTTGAAGTCATTATCATCGTCATTTTCTGATTCAAGGTTGGCCCGGGAGGTTCATTGTTTTGTCGTTCGACATGGGTTGGACTCTGATATTTTTGTCGTCAATGCTTTGATTACCTACTACTCGCGATGTGATGAGATTTTCTTGGCGAGAACTGTGTTCGATTGGATGCCAGACAGAGATATCGTGTCGTGGAATTCAATGATAGCAGGGTATTCTCAGGCTGGATTTTATGAGGAGTGTAAGGACTTGTATAGAGAGATGTTGGGGTCAGCTGGGTTGCGGCCCAATGGGATTACAGTCGTTAGTGTCTTGCAGGCATGTGGTCAGTCAACGGACCTTATTCTTGGAATGGAAGTTCATCGAATCGTAAATGAGAGCCAAATTGGGATCGATGTTTCTGTCTGTAACGCTATCATTGCGCTGTATGCAAAATGTGGTAGCTTGGACTATGCTCAAGAGTTATTTGAAGAGATGACCGAGAAGGATGAAGTCACCTATGGATCCATGATTTCAGGTTACATGGTTCATGGTTTTGTAGGCAAAGCAATGGATCTTTTCCGAGAAATGAAAAGCCCAGGATTGAGTACATGGAATGCTGTGATTTCAGGTTTGGTTCAGAACAACCAGCATGAAGGAGTCTTAGATTTAATTCGAGAAATGCAGGCATGTGGTTACAAACCTAATACCGTAACACTTTCAAGCATTTTTCCTACAATTTCGCATTTTTCAAACCTAAAAGGAGGGAAAGAAATACATGCTTATGCCGTTAGAAATAATTGTGATCACAATATTTATGTTGCAACTGCCATTATAGATACTTATGCAAAGTCAGGATTTCTTCATGGGGCACAACAGATTTTTTATCAATCAAAGGGTAGAAGCCTGATCATTTGGACAGCAATAATCTCAGCGTATTCAGCCCATGGGGATGCTGATATGGCCCTTAGCCTTTTTAACAAGATGCTAAATAGTGGGATTAGGCCAGACTCGGTGACCTTTACAGCTGTATTGGCAGCCTGTGCTCATTCTGGAATGGTAGAAGAAGCTTGGAAAATCTTCGATGCCATGTTTATGGAATATTGCGTACAGCCTTCAGTGGAGCATTATGCTTGCATGGTGGGTGTTCTTAGCCGAGCTGGAAGACTATCTGAAGCTACAGAATTTGTCTCTAAAATGCCAATTGAACCAACCGCTAAAGTTTGGGGTGCACTTCTTAATGGGGCCTCTGTTTCTGGTGATGTTGAACTGGGGAAATTCGTTTGTGATCGTTTGTTTGAGGTTGAGCCTGAAAATTCTGGGAATTACATTATTATGGCAAATTTGTATTCTCAAGCCAGGAGATGGGAAGAAGCTGATAAGATTAGGGAAAGGATGAAGAAAATTGGGTTGAAAAAGATCCCGGGCAGTAGTTTGATTCAAACAAGTGGAGCATTACAAAGTTTTATTGCTAGGGATGAATCAAATGGAAGAACTGAAGAGATATATGAAATGTTGGGAGGGTTGCTTGGGTTAATGAGAGAGGAAGGATATGTTTCAAGGGAAGAGTTAGATGAGGAGAGTATTTACAGTTGA